CTGTCCGCAAAATTTCCCGAATTGATTGATCGCTATATGGGGGCAGAGATCGCACGCACAAATGCGTATCATCTCCAGCCTCTCAATCGCATTTATCTCTATTCGAGGCAGGACTACAACCTGGATTGGTACGGCGATATTGACCGCGTTTATCAATTTGGGGCTATTGCAGTTCTGGTGCTTGCGATTGGATGTATTAATTTCACAAATTTGACGACGGCGCAATCGGCTCGCAGGGCGCACGAGGTGGGTTTGCGAAAGGTATCGGGTGCGTATCGTTCACAACTGATGGGGCAGTTTTTGGGCGAGTCTGTTCTCACGGCAATGGTCGCGCTTGTGCTCGCGCTTAGTGCCGTCGAACTTGTGCTTCCCGAGTTTAATGCCTTTTTCTATAAGCAGATTGAGTTGAATTTGTCGAGTGATCCTTTGCTCGCCATTTCTTTGATTGGTATTGCCGTATTTGTCGGGCTGTTGGCTGGTGTTTATCCCGCATTTTTTCTTTCGGCGTATGAACCCACAGAGACGCTAAAGGGGGCTTTTCGCGCGGGTTCTCGGGGGCAGTGGATCCGGAAGGGGCTGGTGGTGGTGCAATTTGCGATTTCAATTATCCTGCTCGCGAGTACGGGAGTGATCTATCGGCAACTCGATTATATGAGAAACAAGAATCTGGGTTTTAATGTGGAGCAGATGGTGCTCATACCTATATTTGTTCTCGATCAGGAGACAAAATCGGATCCGGGGCAAAAGCTCGCCGCCCGTTATGCGACGGTGAAAGAGGCTTTTCGCGCCCATCCGAATGTGCTTGAGGTGACGGCGTATCGCTGGTGGATTGGATGGGGCGGGGGTATTACCCGAACCATTCGGGCAGAGGGACACGAGGGCACGGACTGGCGCATGCCCCTTCTGGAGGTCGATGAAGATTATCTCGATGTGTTTCAAATCGAACTGGTAGAGGGACGTAAATTTGATCCGATTGCATTTCCGACAGATACGTCAAGAGCGTTTATTATCAATGAAACAGCGGTTGCGCGGCTCGGTTGGGATGATCCTATTGGCAAGTCTTTTGAGTGGGTTGATCGGGTGAGAAATCGGAAGGGGACGGTGATTGGCGTTGTGAAGGACTTTCACTATAGTCCGTTGCACGAAAAAATTGGGCCCATTGCACTGACGCTTCGGCATCAGCAATTTTATAATCTGGGCGCGCGCGTCAAAGCCGAGGGTATGGAAGAGACGCTCGCTTTTTTTGAAGAGACCTGGAAGCGTTTCGCTCCCGCAGATCAGCCTTTTGATTATCTGATGTGGGATCAGCAGTTTGAATATATGTACTCTGCAGAACAACGAGCGCAGGCGCTGACGTTGTTCTCTTCGGGGATGGCGATTTTGCTCGCGTGTATGGGGCTTTTTGGTCTTGCGGCATTTACAGTTGAGCAGCGCGTGAAAGAGATTGGGGTGCGCAAGGTGTTGGGTGCGAGCGTGTCCAATATTGTGATTTTGGTTTCCAGAACATTTGCAATTATGGTTTTGATTGCGAATTTGTTTGCATGGCCGGTTGTGTATTTTGCGATGGACAGTTGGCTGGCTGGCTTTGCCTATCGCACGGATCTTTCGTGGTGGATATTCGTTTTGAGTGGGGCGGTTGCCCTGGCGATTGCGTTGTTTACTGTGAGTTTCCACGCCCTTCGCGCGGCGGTATCGAATCCGGTGGAAGCACTGCGGCATGAATAGATAGTGAAAATAAAAAAGGTCTGTGACAAGTGTCACAGACCTTTTGCTTTTTGCGGGTGGTCGTTTACTCAGCGGGTTGCTGTATGACGCGCAAATAGGGTTTTACAGCGGTG
The sequence above is a segment of the Gemmatimonadota bacterium genome. Coding sequences within it:
- a CDS encoding FtsX-like permease family protein, producing the protein MFRNYLVIALRNLNRQKSFSAINILGLAIGLGTCFLIVLYIQDELSFDSWHAKGDRIYRVIRETRSGGQSDYLPLTSGALARALERDFPEVEKAVRVITWSSVDVRLDEKKFEMGVCVADPELFEIFDFPFVRGNLETAFPNPNAIAITESAAKRLFGDEDPIGKTITAESNHHGGERTITAVLKDMPRNSTLGFGEIDYLSTGGFTSPGAKYAWEDWIPTDGWRPVNTYFLLREGADPKALSAKFPELIDRYMGAEIARTNAYHLQPLNRIYLYSRQDYNLDWYGDIDRVYQFGAIAVLVLAIGCINFTNLTTAQSARRAHEVGLRKVSGAYRSQLMGQFLGESVLTAMVALVLALSAVELVLPEFNAFFYKQIELNLSSDPLLAISLIGIAVFVGLLAGVYPAFFLSAYEPTETLKGAFRAGSRGQWIRKGLVVVQFAISIILLASTGVIYRQLDYMRNKNLGFNVEQMVLIPIFVLDQETKSDPGQKLAARYATVKEAFRAHPNVLEVTAYRWWIGWGGGITRTIRAEGHEGTDWRMPLLEVDEDYLDVFQIELVEGRKFDPIAFPTDTSRAFIINETAVARLGWDDPIGKSFEWVDRVRNRKGTVIGVVKDFHYSPLHEKIGPIALTLRHQQFYNLGARVKAEGMEETLAFFEETWKRFAPADQPFDYLMWDQQFEYMYSAEQRAQALTLFSSGMAILLACMGLFGLAAFTVEQRVKEIGVRKVLGASVSNIVILVSRTFAIMVLIANLFAWPVVYFAMDSWLAGFAYRTDLSWWIFVLSGAVALAIALFTVSFHALRAAVSNPVEALRHE